AAGAAAACCTGAATAAAACAAACAGCGGACTTTATCTTCCCCCGGGAGTTTATGAAAAAGAAAAAGTTCAGGGCGGTTATGTAATTAAAGCCGGTCCCGGTTACCCGATTGGCATGCCTGCCGAAGACGAGGAGCCGTGGAAAGAGAAGCGTTCTACTAAGTATATACCCCTTCAGGCAAAAGAAGGTGATTTTGCTCTTTTTCTGAGAAAAGACGCAATTGAAGTCGAAATTGAAAAACAGAAGTTCGTTATAGTTAATCATTCTGCAATTCTTATTATATATAGAGATGAAGAATTATTATCATAGGTAGTTTAACAACCAATAATTTTACCATTTGTTTTTTAAGAACACAGTTTTTGACTTAAACTATTTTTTGAAATTAATACCAGAGTTCTTCGATTAGAACAACACTTCCAAGCCAAGAATCATTGACTTAGAAACAGGGATGTTTTTTTAAGACAAACATACTTGACTTATAATTGTTTTCTTTTATTTTTGCTGTTGATTTTGGAATAAAACAATGATAAACCGGCTTCCGCCCGAACCAAAACTGAAATTAGATTCAGAAATTTACTCGCTTCTCAATTCCGCCGAACAATCACTTAGTAAATTTGAGGGTGTGTTCGGACACCTCGGTGAAAAGCACCAGATTACAAATCTTTTGATGTTGAATGAAGCGGTTCAAAGTTGCCGAATCGGGGGCTATCAATATACGCTGGAAGAATTTTTTATTAATAAATGCGTTGATCATCCTTCGGGCCTATCTGAAATTAAGAATTACCTGTCAGCTTGTAATCTGGGAATACGCCTTTTAAAGGACGTTGCAAGTACCGACCACATACTAAAGTCTATTTATAAAGAGTTGTCTAACAATCAACAAGATGATCTCTATTTATATAGAACGACAAAGCTGTCGCCTGTAAGCGGAGATTTCACTGAAGCGGAATCGCCGTCCGACCAGATTCCGGAATTGATGAGATCCCTCGAAAAATATATTTCCTCCGATGTGTCTTATCCGTTGTTGATTAACGTAGGGCTTGTTCATGGTTATTTTGAAACGATAAAACCTTTTTCCGTCAACAACACTCCTTCCGGTAGAATTTTAATTGATCTTCACCTGTTTTGGAAAAGAAAATTTAAAAGTTTTCCTCTTCAGATTTCTAAAATCATAAATGATCATAAAAAAAAGTATTATTCAAGCATTGGGGGCATCGTCCAGAATGGTGAGTGGATTGATTGGTTAAAACTATTCCTAAACATAATTATTGAATCCTCTCTTCTGTCGCTAAGCCTGGCAAGAAACATCGGGGAGGTGGAAACGACCGGGATGAGAAAGATTATCGAGAGTGATGTTGTATCATCACCGGTTATTAAACTCTATAATTATATATTTATTCAGCCGGTTATTTCGATTCCTCAGATTACATCCGTTTTGAATCTTACAAAACAAACGGCCAATATTGCGGTTTCGAGAATGCTGGAACTCCAAATCCTGGAAGAGATAACGGGCAAGCAGAGATACAGAATATTCTCAAATAAAGCGCTCTTTAATCTATTAAATAATTAAATCGTTCAACTTGAATCGGGAGGAGTATTAATGAAACTAATCAATGAATTTAAGTCGTTCGCAATGAGGGGGAACGTTGTTGATATGGCTGTCGGTATTATTATTGGTGCCGCATTCGGAAAAATTGTTTCGTCGTTTGTGAATGACGTAATAATGCCTCCGATCGGACTTCTTGTGGGCGGCATCGATTTCAGTGAACTCGCATTAACACTTAAAGCGGCTACAGATACCGCTCCTGCTGTAATTCTGAAATACGGGGTTTTTATAAATACGATTATTGATTTTATAATCATCGCCTGGGCTATATTCATGGTTATAAAAGCAATGAACTCACTTAAGAAAAAAGAGGAGGAGAAACCGGCATCACCTCCCGCTCCGAGCGAGGATGTGGTTCTGCTTACAGAAATAAGAGACCTTTTAAAAAAGAAATAATTCGTCGGGACACAAAGGATCTGCGCGGCAGATCCTTTGTCTTTATGTTAAAAAAATTCCGTTGCGTTCCTGAATATATAAATTTAGTTTTGCCAAACTAAAATAACCGGGATGAACAACTTGGAATCTTTATCTGCTAATGTTCCGCTTTTAAGCCTTCTTCCTTTTATTCTCATGCTTTTATCCATTGCTCTTTTTCCTCTTTTCTGGAATCACTTCTGGGAAAAAAATTCTAACAAGCTTTTGATAGCAATACTGCTAAGCATTCCAATTATAATTTACCTTGCCAGTATAAATCTGGGCGACAGATTAGTTGAAACAATGGTTTTCGATTATGTCCCTTTTATCATTCTTCTTGGTTCTTTGTATACAATTACCGGTGGAATATTCCTCTCCGGCGATATTGAAGCCAAACCATCTATCAATACACTTTTTCTCAGTATTGGTGCTGTGTTTGCATCAATAATGGGAACAACCGGGGCGGCAATGCTTCTTATACGGCCGGTTATTCAAACCAACAAACAGAGAAGGTTCAAAGTACATACGATTCTGTTCTTTATTGGAATAATTGCAAATTGCGGCGGCCTGCTTACACCCCTAGGAGATCCTCCGTTGTTTATGATGTATTTGCGCGGCGCACCGTTTGAATGGTTCTTCTCGCTTTTTCCGGAATGGTTTGTTACAAATTTTATTTTGTTGATACTTTATTTTGTGGTTGATACTTATTACTACAAAAAAGAAAGGCCCGAGGATAGGGCAATAGACAAGACCTACGTCCGGCCAATTAGGATCGAAGGTAAAACAAATTTCTATTGGTTAATTGGTGTGGTTCTGTCTGTTGCTTTTTTGAACGAGCAATATCTGGAATTCATAAAAAGCAATCACTATTATAAGTTCATACGCGAGGGTGTAATTCTCTCTATGGCAATACTTTCGATTTTGTTCACCCCAAAACTAACGCGCGTGTCGAACAACTTTACGTGGGAGCCGATTAAAGAAGTTGCTTTTTTGTTCCTGGGTATATTCATTACAATGGTCCCCTGCCTTTTATATCTAGAATCGAATGCCGGAGAGCTCGGCGTCGCATCGGTTCAGCAGTTCTATTATTTCACGGGATTATTGAGTTCCTTCCTGGATAATACGCCCACGGCGGTTACTTTCCACTCATTGGCTCTCGGATTGGGGGTTCAGTCTTCAACGCTGATTGCCGGAATTCCAGAAGAGTTGTTAAAAGCTATTTCGGTAGGGGCTGTTTATTTCGGAAGCATGACCTATATAGGTAATGGTCCAAACTTTATGGTTAAGGCGGTTGCTGAAGAAAACAATATTAAAATGCCCGGATTTTTTGAATATGTTTACAAATTTTCTCTGATAATTCTTCTTCCCGTATTCATATTAATTCAGTTGCTGTTTTTAGCATAGATTGATCTAAAATTATTCTATATCCAAATTAATTTTTGCGGGTTTATAACTTTTTATTAATAACGGCATAACAAGAGCGGTAAGAAACGTTATTATTGCTAAAGAATAAAAAAAGATTCCAACTTCTTTATCAAAATTCAATAATCCGGTTTCTCCAAGCAGGTAGGTCCAGTCGTGATAAACTTTCTTACCTCCCAGAAGAGGAAGTCTTTGAGCCCTCGCATCGGAAGCATATATTGAAATGTTTATGAGGTTTTGTCCCAGCCAAACCAGGCTGATTTGAGCGGGGATCTTTTTTTTATTAATAAAATAGAACACAACAAACATACCCGGGATCAATATTTGTGCTAACGTTCCTCCAATGGCATGAATATACTTTCCAAAAATTTTAAATATTCCGTGACCGCCTTCGTGAATAAGAAGATTAACATAATCAACTATAATTACTCTGGCGTCGTTTCTTATTAAATAATAAATCAGCGGGATTAACAATGCTGATGCGATCCATGGTTTTATTTTAGTTAATCCGTTCAATATTCCTTTAGCCCGATTAATCAGTTCTCCTCGAACATTTTCTTCAATTCCGATTGATTCTTTGTAATACCCAAACAGATGGTCATTTTAATTCTTGCTTTCTGTCCGTTCAAATAATCTGAAAAAATTACTCCTTCCTGCCTTAGCCATTTGCCGGCCCCGGGATATCCATAACTATCCAGTGTTTCTCCAGCTGGACACCTCGAAACCAATACAACAGGAATTTTTTTATCAACCGCATATTTTATTCCGTCGAAAGCCGACGGCGGTACATTGCCAACTCCCATTGCCTCTACTACAATTCCTTCTGCGCCGCTATCAGCAGAGTATTTAAAGAACTTATCGTCCATCCCCGCATAGGCCTTTATAAGATCAACGTTCGGATTGATCTTTAGAGGTTTAAAAGTTTCGAGCTTTCTCGGCATCCTATTATAAAACACTCTCCCTCTTTCAACAAATCCGAGAGATCCGAAATCAAGACTCCTGAAAGTTTCAACATCCTCGGTGTGTGTTTTTGTTACTTCGCTTGCTGCGTTTACTTCACCATTCAGACAGACAAGAACGCCCATTGCTCTGCTGTTTTCACAATTACAAATATGAATTGCGTCAATAAGATTTTTGGGTCCGTCCCATTCCGGCTCAGAGCTCGTTTTCATTGCGCCAATAACAACAATTGGTTTGTCGGTTTTAACGGTTAAATCCAGAAAGTAGGCCGTTTCTTCGAGGGTATCGGTGCCGTGAGTAATAATAACTCCGTCTACGCTCTCCTTTTCAATAAACTGATTTATCCTCAAAGATAATTCAAACATTAGTTCCGGCGTCATATGGGGACCCGGGTAATTACCAAACTCATATACCGAAATGCTTGCCAGTTGTCCTGCTTCCGGTATCATCTCGATCAGTTCGCCGCCGCTGTAAAATGGAATCGCGGAGCCGGTATTCTCATCAATCTTCATTGAAAAGGTTCCGCCCGTAAAAAC
This Melioribacteraceae bacterium DNA region includes the following protein-coding sequences:
- a CDS encoding asparaginase; translation: MKNILVVFTGGTFSMKIDENTGSAIPFYSGGELIEMIPEAGQLASISVYEFGNYPGPHMTPELMFELSLRINQFIEKESVDGVIITHGTDTLEETAYFLDLTVKTDKPIVVIGAMKTSSEPEWDGPKNLIDAIHICNCENSRAMGVLVCLNGEVNAASEVTKTHTEDVETFRSLDFGSLGFVERGRVFYNRMPRKLETFKPLKINPNVDLIKAYAGMDDKFFKYSADSGAEGIVVEAMGVGNVPPSAFDGIKYAVDKKIPVVLVSRCPAGETLDSYGYPGAGKWLRQEGVIFSDYLNGQKARIKMTICLGITKNQSELKKMFEEN
- a CDS encoding sodium:proton antiporter, which translates into the protein MESLSANVPLLSLLPFILMLLSIALFPLFWNHFWEKNSNKLLIAILLSIPIIIYLASINLGDRLVETMVFDYVPFIILLGSLYTITGGIFLSGDIEAKPSINTLFLSIGAVFASIMGTTGAAMLLIRPVIQTNKQRRFKVHTILFFIGIIANCGGLLTPLGDPPLFMMYLRGAPFEWFFSLFPEWFVTNFILLILYFVVDTYYYKKERPEDRAIDKTYVRPIRIEGKTNFYWLIGVVLSVAFLNEQYLEFIKSNHYYKFIREGVILSMAILSILFTPKLTRVSNNFTWEPIKEVAFLFLGIFITMVPCLLYLESNAGELGVASVQQFYYFTGLLSSFLDNTPTAVTFHSLALGLGVQSSTLIAGIPEELLKAISVGAVYFGSMTYIGNGPNFMVKAVAEENNIKMPGFFEYVYKFSLIILLPVFILIQLLFLA
- a CDS encoding co-chaperone GroES family protein → MINTDKIIIVGDRVLIKPEENLNKTNSGLYLPPGVYEKEKVQGGYVIKAGPGYPIGMPAEDEEPWKEKRSTKYIPLQAKEGDFALFLRKDAIEVEIEKQKFVIVNHSAILIIYRDEELLS
- the mscL gene encoding large-conductance mechanosensitive channel protein MscL; amino-acid sequence: MKLINEFKSFAMRGNVVDMAVGIIIGAAFGKIVSSFVNDVIMPPIGLLVGGIDFSELALTLKAATDTAPAVILKYGVFINTIIDFIIIAWAIFMVIKAMNSLKKKEEEKPASPPAPSEDVVLLTEIRDLLKKK
- a CDS encoding Fic/DOC family N-terminal domain-containing protein, coding for MINRLPPEPKLKLDSEIYSLLNSAEQSLSKFEGVFGHLGEKHQITNLLMLNEAVQSCRIGGYQYTLEEFFINKCVDHPSGLSEIKNYLSACNLGIRLLKDVASTDHILKSIYKELSNNQQDDLYLYRTTKLSPVSGDFTEAESPSDQIPELMRSLEKYISSDVSYPLLINVGLVHGYFETIKPFSVNNTPSGRILIDLHLFWKRKFKSFPLQISKIINDHKKKYYSSIGGIVQNGEWIDWLKLFLNIIIESSLLSLSLARNIGEVETTGMRKIIESDVVSSPVIKLYNYIFIQPVISIPQITSVLNLTKQTANIAVSRMLELQILEEITGKQRYRIFSNKALFNLLNN